The genomic window AGTTTCTTCGGCGTGGTCGACCTGCTGGCGATCCTGCCGTTTTATCTGGCCCTGGGCTTTGACCTGCGATCGATGCGAGCCCTGCGATTGCTTCGCGTATTCCGCGTGCTCAAGCTGGTCCGGTACTCGCAAGCCATGCAGCGGATCCACCATGCTTTATTGATCGCGTGGGAGGAACTGGTGCTGTACATGTTCATGACCTTCATTCTGCTGTACCTGGCGGCCGTGGGCATCTACTACTGCGAGCGAGACGCTCAGCCCGAAGCCTTTGCGTCGGTGTTCCACAGCCTGTGGTGGGCCGTGGTGACGCTGACCACGGTGGGCTACGGCGACGTCTACCCGGTCACCGTCGGCGGGCGGATGTTCACGTTCGCTCTCCTGCTGATCGGCCTGGGCGTCGTGGCCGTGCCCGCCGGCCTCGTCGCCTCAGCCCTCTCCAAAGCCAGAGAACTGGAATCCGAACCGCAGCCCGAGCGGCAAACACAAACCGAACCTACGAACTCAGACCACTAAAACGAAGCGGAGGTTTGGTAGGAAGCACCGCCTCCATGGGCTTGCGCCCCATGGCTACATCACGCCGCCGCTTCGCGGCTGATGCTTCAGTGATGCCGTGTTCAACACAGACTCGTCGTTCCTAGAAAATGACGTATCCCGCTTCGTCCGCGAAGGCGAAATCGGTCAAACTGTATCATCAAAGACACGGATACTACATCATGACGGCCGTCCCTAGCCACCTTTCGCTCTGCGGAAGCAGCGTTTTTGAATTCTTTTATAAGGCTTGATCATGCGGATTGTTTCTCTGCTACCCAGCGCCACCGAGATCGTTTGCGGACTTGGTCTGCGCGACCAACTCGTCGGCGTAACGCACGAATGTGATTACCCGGCAGACGTCGTGGGCTTGCCCAAGGTGACGCAGACCCGGATCCCGCACGATGCAACCAGCCACGAGATCGACACGCTCGTACGCGAGCAAATCAAGCTGCAAGCCGCTCTGTATTCGCTGGACATGCCGGTGCTCGAAGCATTGCAACCTGACCTGATCGTCACCCAATCGGTCTGTGACGTGTGTGCCGTTGCCGAAAGCGAAGTCAATGCTGCGGCTTGTTCGCTGCCCGGCAGCCCTCAAGTCATCAATCTCGAACCGAATTGTTTAGCCGATGTGATGCAGTCCATCCGTAAAGTTGGTACGGTCACGGGCCAAACCTC from Roseimaritima ulvae includes these protein-coding regions:
- a CDS encoding ion transporter; translation: MVQSGLEKLRRIIEENDTIAGRAFDLGIQALIFVSLLAFSIETLPELPAGLRPWLRRTEVVTVTLFTAEYVTRLIVARNKFGFMFSFFGVVDLLAILPFYLALGFDLRSMRALRLLRVFRVLKLVRYSQAMQRIHHALLIAWEELVLYMFMTFILLYLAAVGIYYCERDAQPEAFASVFHSLWWAVVTLTTVGYGDVYPVTVGGRMFTFALLLIGLGVVAVPAGLVASALSKARELESEPQPERQTQTEPTNSDH